The segment CTTTAACTTCTCTATCTAAGGTGTATTTTTCTTTACTTAAATCAGGTTCTTTTAATTCAGTTAGGCGATGCACTCTTTTTGATGAAGCAATTCCAACTTGAACATTAAAAGCTAAGCTTAAAAGGTTTTGAAATGGTCCCATAAAGTTTCAATTAAGTGAAACGTAAGTAATAATAAGTGAAGGAGTAGCAATCCCACTTTCTGAAGATCCAAAAAATGGAAGTCCTCACATTGAAACTTTATTAATGTAGAAAATAGCTGCAATTCCTGAAATAATTAAGATAATAAGGTTTGAAATTAAGTTATATCAGGTTTCAAAGCTACGCGCAATAGTATCACCTTTAAATGCAATTTGACGAATTGTTTTAGTAATTTTTTTAAGGTTGCTAAAAACAAATTTTTGTTGATTAAATGAATTAGTAACCATTGTATTATTAAGTGATTCTTCGACAAAAGCATTAAGCAAACCAAAGGTATTTTGAGTTTGAGTAAAGTATTTCTGTGCTTTTTGAATAATTAAAAACACTGAAAAGAATAAAACTAATGTTAATGGAATAACTATTAATGAAAGTTTAAGCGAAATAAGGCAAAGGAAAATACCTGAAAAAATAATGTTAAAGCAGCTACTAAAAATTTGACTAGTGATTTGAAAAAGTGAATTACCAACGTTGTTAACATCATTAATTAATGATGAAATTAAATCACCAGCCTTTTGTGAATCATAGTATTTAATAGGCATTTTATAAAGTTTATGCATAATTTTTAAACGTAAGTTAGTTGCTGCAATAAATGAAGCTTTAACATAAAAAAGAGCTTCTAAATATTTAAAAATACCATATAAAATAAACATTAAAGCAAGGCAAGAAAGGAAAATAAAGAATTGATTTCATTGGAAAATTGGCACTGCACCATTTATATATGGTTCAAAATAAAGATGCAAAATTTGCCCAATTAAAATACTTCCCGCAGTGTAAGCAAGTGAGTTTAAAATTGCAAAAAGTAGACCTAAATAGTAATATTTCTTACTTTCTTTTAAATACGATCAAAGAACTTTAAACACCTTCAAA is part of the Mycoplasmopsis gallinacea genome and harbors:
- a CDS encoding ABC transporter ATP-binding protein; translated protein: MEKLTLEKVRQEIAHSSSKSNNLSSLKVFKVLWSYLKESKKYYYLGLLFAILNSLAYTAGSILIGQILHLYFEPYINGAVPIFQWNQFFIFLSCLALMFILYGIFKYLEALFYVKASFIAATNLRLKIMHKLYKMPIKYYDSQKAGDLISSLINDVNNVGNSLFQITSQIFSSCFNIIFSGIFLCLISLKLSLIVIPLTLVLFFSVFLIIQKAQKYFTQTQNTFGLLNAFVEESLNNTMVTNSFNQQKFVFSNLKKITKTIRQIAFKGDTIARSFETWYNLISNLIILIISGIAAIFYINKVSMWGLPFFGSSESGIATPSLIITYVSLNWNFMGPFQNLLSLAFNVQVGIASSKRVHRLTELKEPDLSKEKYTLDREVKGEIIFKNVFFKYNENLENWQLNDASFKVKQGQTIAIVGPTGAGKTTIINLLSKMYDYNKGSILIDGYELNEIKTENLRDNMTVILQDSFLFNETIRYNLKIANPNISDEQMIAAAKLTNAHHFIETMKNGYDTVIESNGNNISQGQRQLIAITRAMLSNRNIVILDEATSNIDSQTEIIIQKAMLELMKNRTSFIIAHRLSTIKNADKILVIDAGKIIEEGTHEELLAQKGFYESLYSAQFK